TCGACCCAACGCTTCCCCCTTCGCGCCCATTCGCACGAAAACAACAACCCCGCCAGCAGCCCGCACGACATTACAAGCCCCACGCGCCCGGCTTACGGGCCGTCATCCAATCGTCACGGCGTTGCCACGCAAGCGTCACCACGCGTTACTACATTGGCGAAAAAAGCACTCTCCCTTTTTTCGACCAGGACGCCCCAATGCGAGAACTGCCGACGCCCTCCCTGCCGCTGGCTTCGAGTTTCGAAACGCGCCGTCTGCCGCGCGCCGAAGAAACAGTCACTGCCCAGCATCGGCTGCAGGTTACGTGGGCCCGCAGCGACGAGGAACTGCGCGAGGCGCAGCGTCTGCGCTACCGCGTGTTCGCCGATGAAATGGGCGCACGCCTGACCGGCCCCGCGGGTCTCGACGTCGATTCGTTCGACGCCTACTGCGATCATCTGCTGGTGCGCGATCTCGACACGCTGAAGGTGGTCGGCACGTATCGCGCGCTGCCGCCGCACCAGGCCGCGCGCATCGGCCGTCTGTATGCGGAAAGCGAGTTCGACGTGTCGCGTCTGACGCACTTGCGCGCGAAGATGGTCGAGGTGGGCCGCTCGTGCGTGCACCCCGACTATCGCAGCGGCGCGGTGATCATGTCGCTGTGGGCCGGCCTCGCCGCCTACATGAAGCACAACGGCTACGAGACCATGCTCGGCTGCGCGAGCGTCGCGATGGTCGACGGCGGCCATTACGCGGCCAACCTGTATTGCGCGCTGCGCGACGGCGCGCTGACCGCGCCGGAATATCGCGCGTTCCCGCACACGCCGCTGCCGGTCGACGAACTGCAAACCGGCGTCGATGTCGCCCCGCCGCCGCTCGTCAAAGGCTATCTGCGTCTCGGCGCGAAAATCTGCGGCGCACCGGCATGGGATCCCGACTTCAACTGCGCGGATTTTCTGACGCTATTCCGTCTATCCGAAATCAACGCACGCTACGCGCGCCACTTCCTCGGCGATTCGCTGCCGCGTTGAGCGTCGTGCTGGCTGTCGCGTCGCGCGTGCGAGCAGCGCGCGCCGCGCATGGCATCGCACGCGCGTGCGTGCGTGCTTGTTGCGATGCGATGCGCGCAACGAATACAGCGCACGTAAAAAAAGCCCGGTCCTTACGTACCGGGCTTTTTTCCACTCACACTCATGCGCACCAACACGAACATCGACCGCACAGGAACCCGCGGCACACGCGCGCCGCCATTCATCACTCGTCGGTATAAACCACGCGATACGGAATCCCGACCTTCTCCCACTCGGCCGCTTCCTGAATCAGGCTGTAGTCGGTCAACGGATTGTTCGCCACCCACTCGTTGGGCAGACGCACCTCATACCCGCCATTGACCTGCGCAACCGAAATACCCGGCAAACCGACATCCGCGCGCCGGCG
The sequence above is a segment of the Paraburkholderia sp. D15 genome. Coding sequences within it:
- a CDS encoding GNAT family N-acyltransferase, producing MRELPTPSLPLASSFETRRLPRAEETVTAQHRLQVTWARSDEELREAQRLRYRVFADEMGARLTGPAGLDVDSFDAYCDHLLVRDLDTLKVVGTYRALPPHQAARIGRLYAESEFDVSRLTHLRAKMVEVGRSCVHPDYRSGAVIMSLWAGLAAYMKHNGYETMLGCASVAMVDGGHYAANLYCALRDGALTAPEYRAFPHTPLPVDELQTGVDVAPPPLVKGYLRLGAKICGAPAWDPDFNCADFLTLFRLSEINARYARHFLGDSLPR